A part of Tessaracoccus timonensis genomic DNA contains:
- a CDS encoding glycoside hydrolase family 125 protein: MDERTVTNPVGEKLRARLDAEAERIAATVGAPAAERFRAMMVNTWTTTMTRRGDRTFVITGDIPAMWLRDSSAQVWPFLRMTDVDEVREVLLGMVREQWRCIGLDPYANAFNESENDAHHDANDLDLHPGVWERKYEIDSLAFPVLLAHRLRGLEGWDDELDAALREGCGRIVALWRLEQDHFGASTYRHVRESEPWDTLGDDGRGTPVAITGMTWSGFRPSDDACQYGYNIPAQLMAVHALGLIGEFARDWGDEELGASAGRLAQEIGDGVERYGMEGERYLYEVDGLGGKLAMDDANMPSLLSLPLTAGFALDDPRYRATRAWVLSDENPFFYTGEFASGVGSPHTPEGYVWHIALAVQGLTGDEAEARRCLDVILATDGGTGLTHESFDPNDPTKYTRPWFSWSNSMACELMLRIAEGA, translated from the coding sequence ATGGACGAGCGAACAGTGACGAACCCCGTCGGAGAGAAGCTACGGGCCCGGCTGGACGCGGAGGCCGAGCGCATTGCTGCGACGGTGGGGGCGCCCGCCGCGGAACGGTTCCGCGCCATGATGGTGAACACCTGGACGACGACGATGACCCGCCGCGGTGATCGCACCTTCGTCATCACCGGCGACATTCCCGCGATGTGGCTGCGTGACTCGTCGGCACAGGTGTGGCCGTTCCTGAGGATGACCGACGTGGACGAGGTGCGCGAGGTGCTGCTGGGCATGGTGCGCGAGCAGTGGCGCTGCATCGGTCTGGACCCGTACGCGAACGCGTTTAACGAGTCGGAGAACGACGCGCACCATGATGCCAATGACCTCGATCTCCATCCTGGTGTGTGGGAGCGCAAGTACGAGATCGATTCGCTGGCGTTCCCCGTGCTGCTCGCGCATCGCCTCCGTGGGCTCGAGGGTTGGGACGACGAGCTCGACGCTGCCCTGCGCGAGGGCTGCGGGCGCATCGTCGCGTTGTGGCGGCTGGAACAAGACCACTTCGGGGCGTCCACCTATCGTCACGTGCGCGAATCGGAGCCGTGGGACACCTTGGGCGACGACGGACGCGGCACGCCCGTGGCTATCACAGGCATGACCTGGAGCGGGTTCCGGCCATCCGACGATGCTTGTCAGTACGGGTACAATATCCCCGCGCAGCTCATGGCCGTGCACGCGCTCGGGCTGATTGGGGAGTTCGCGCGCGATTGGGGCGACGAGGAGCTCGGCGCCTCGGCCGGCAGGCTGGCGCAGGAAATCGGTGACGGTGTCGAGCGTTACGGCATGGAGGGGGAGCGATACCTCTACGAAGTGGACGGGCTGGGCGGCAAGCTGGCCATGGACGACGCCAACATGCCGTCGTTGCTCTCCTTGCCGCTCACGGCTGGGTTCGCGCTCGACGACCCGCGGTACCGGGCCACTCGCGCATGGGTGCTGAGCGACGAGAACCCGTTCTTCTACACGGGCGAGTTCGCGTCGGGTGTGGGCAGTCCGCACACGCCGGAGGGGTACGTCTGGCATATCGCGCTGGCGGTGCAGGGGCTCACGGGCGACGAGGCCGAGGCCAGGCGGTGCCTCGACGTGATCCTCGCCACCGACGGCGGCACCGGGCTGACGCACGAGAGCTTCGATCCGAATGATCCGACGAAGTACACTCGGCCGTGGTTTTCTTGGTCGAACTCCATGGCGTGCGAGCTCATGCTGCGCATCGCGGAGGGAGCATAG
- a CDS encoding AzlC family ABC transporter permease, producing MVDATFTGEAVGAKMAGVRNRDALEVARLSLGGGLGLIPLGIAFGMMVIQAGFPWWVAPVMSIVVYAGSVELLLVSLIAAGTPVLTVGLTVLLVNVRHVFYAFNYPIDRVHGLARAYGVYALTDETYAFIAGGEEHWTGRRIIWLQVLLQAYWVGGGLIGVATALSLPRPIEGLEFALVALFIVLALDATRTRREVPSVVMAVGCFGAALLVAPGAALLTSMVLFTAALFGRHLMREGSRHA from the coding sequence GTGGTGGACGCGACGTTCACCGGTGAGGCGGTTGGCGCCAAGATGGCAGGCGTGCGAAACCGGGATGCTCTCGAAGTTGCTCGCCTGAGTTTGGGAGGCGGGCTCGGGTTGATCCCACTCGGCATCGCGTTCGGCATGATGGTGATCCAAGCGGGTTTCCCCTGGTGGGTAGCGCCGGTGATGTCCATCGTCGTGTATGCGGGCTCGGTGGAACTGCTGCTGGTGAGCCTCATCGCTGCCGGCACGCCGGTGCTCACCGTCGGCCTCACCGTGCTGCTGGTGAACGTGCGGCACGTGTTCTACGCCTTCAACTACCCGATCGACCGGGTGCACGGCCTCGCGCGAGCGTACGGCGTGTATGCCCTCACCGACGAGACGTACGCGTTCATCGCAGGGGGTGAGGAGCATTGGACGGGAAGGCGGATCATCTGGCTCCAAGTGCTGCTGCAGGCGTACTGGGTGGGCGGCGGACTCATCGGCGTGGCCACGGCATTGTCGCTGCCCAGGCCCATCGAGGGGTTGGAGTTCGCGCTCGTCGCGCTCTTCATCGTGTTGGCGCTCGACGCCACGCGTACCCGGCGGGAGGTGCCGTCGGTGGTGATGGCGGTGGGTTGCTTCGGCGCGGCGCTCCTCGTGGCGCCCGGTGCGGCCCTACTGACATCGATGGTGCTGTTCACCGCCGCGCTGTTCGGCCGTCACCTGATGCGCGAGGGGAGCCGGCATGCCTGA
- a CDS encoding branched-chain amino acid transporter permease, translated as MPDLGYFVAVVVVAGAITVGLRAVPFLLLAPLRESTLVRRIGVWMPAGILTILALATLVSASDGGRAAAALIAAGVTVGVHLLFGRRSLLSIFAGTACFVALVNSGWFGG; from the coding sequence ATGCCTGACCTCGGATATTTCGTGGCCGTCGTGGTTGTGGCCGGCGCGATCACCGTCGGGCTCCGCGCGGTACCGTTTCTGTTGCTTGCGCCGCTGCGCGAGTCGACGCTGGTGCGTCGCATCGGCGTGTGGATGCCGGCTGGGATTCTCACCATCCTGGCGCTGGCTACGCTGGTTTCTGCCTCCGACGGGGGACGCGCCGCGGCAGCCCTCATCGCGGCGGGGGTGACCGTCGGGGTGCACCTGCTCTTCGGGCGACGTTCACTGCTCAGCATCTTCGCTGGGACGGCCTGTTTCGTCGCGCTGGTGAACAGCGGTTGGTTCGGTGGGTGA
- a CDS encoding DUF3800 domain-containing protein has translation MNGMQDALIPESGDLADVPFCLPADVPVSSLFLDESGSMNPNGGLFVVGFLKCRDTASIDREIRQLRQQLKFFGEIKFGRITQATERFYIELVEYLATCDVRIGGSVYELSPADSAKRRSWETQAVMARRLVVANVNQGELVNVFLDLIQTPKGRVLADEVRERANEQLGTRRVLGCYDLNSESTNLLQVADVIAGAIAYDRRKWVGEVPDAPASESTPKGRVAGRLRRAFGLDSFGDVRRGRVNILTMNRV, from the coding sequence ATGAACGGAATGCAGGACGCCCTCATCCCCGAATCGGGGGATCTTGCCGATGTCCCTTTCTGTCTCCCCGCCGACGTTCCGGTCTCAAGCCTGTTCCTAGACGAGAGCGGATCTATGAATCCCAACGGTGGCCTCTTCGTTGTTGGGTTCCTCAAATGCCGGGACACGGCGTCTATCGATCGCGAGATTCGGCAGCTTCGGCAGCAGCTCAAGTTCTTCGGTGAGATCAAGTTCGGTCGTATCACGCAAGCCACTGAGCGCTTCTACATCGAACTCGTGGAGTACCTCGCCACATGCGACGTCCGGATTGGCGGTTCGGTCTACGAGCTGTCCCCCGCGGACTCAGCGAAGAGGCGATCCTGGGAGACGCAGGCGGTCATGGCGCGTCGACTCGTCGTCGCTAACGTGAATCAAGGTGAACTGGTCAACGTCTTCCTTGACCTCATCCAGACACCCAAGGGGCGCGTTCTGGCGGATGAAGTGCGGGAGCGGGCGAATGAGCAGCTTGGTACTCGTCGTGTTCTTGGGTGCTACGACCTGAACTCGGAATCGACGAACCTCCTGCAAGTGGCGGACGTGATCGCTGGCGCGATTGCGTACGATCGGCGAAAGTGGGTAGGGGAGGTTCCCGATGCTCCGGCATCGGAGTCCACGCCCAAGGGTCGCGTGGCGGGACGCCTTCGTCGCGCCTTCGGACTCGACAGCTTCGGTGACGTGCGCCGTGGGAGAGTGAACATCCTGACCATGAACCGGGTATAG
- the orn gene encoding oligoribonuclease, with translation MVWIDCEMTGLDLEADGLCEVAALVTDSELNVLGEGIDVVIKPTDAQLEHMGEFVTEMHTKSGLLPLLAEGTTLADAQQQVLAYVQEHCPTARRAPLAGNTIGTDRAFLAKYMPELEQHLHYRNIDVSSIKELARRWYPRVQHKAPAKTGNHRALADIQESIEELRYYRDALFVAQPGPSSEELTEIATKHCGALTGHRPAEPSAAPDTNVGE, from the coding sequence ATGGTGTGGATCGACTGCGAAATGACCGGCCTCGATTTGGAGGCCGACGGGCTGTGCGAGGTGGCTGCGCTCGTCACCGACTCGGAGCTCAACGTGCTGGGCGAAGGAATCGACGTCGTCATCAAGCCGACCGACGCCCAGCTGGAGCACATGGGCGAGTTCGTCACCGAGATGCACACCAAGTCGGGGTTGCTTCCCCTCCTCGCGGAGGGAACCACGCTCGCGGACGCGCAGCAGCAGGTGCTCGCGTACGTGCAGGAGCACTGCCCCACCGCCCGTAGAGCGCCGCTGGCGGGCAACACGATCGGCACCGACCGCGCGTTCCTCGCCAAGTACATGCCCGAGCTCGAGCAGCACCTCCACTACCGCAACATCGACGTCTCCAGCATCAAGGAACTCGCGCGCAGGTGGTACCCCCGCGTGCAGCACAAGGCCCCGGCGAAGACGGGCAACCACCGCGCGCTCGCGGACATCCAGGAGTCGATCGAGGAGCTGCGCTACTACCGCGACGCCCTGTTCGTCGCCCAGCCTGGGCCGTCGTCGGAGGAGCTCACCGAGATCGCGACGAAACACTGCGGCGCGCTGACTGGTCATCGCCCCGCCGAACCCTCAGCCGCCCCGGACACCAACGTTGGGGAGTGA
- a CDS encoding Fic family protein, with product MTTYEQRACPGLADSIGVVSDEYEVHAAGLLQVFREQRDMRLPGGLYHLTQLELAYNSNRIEGSRLTADQTRYLFETKTVMGDALVDDVVETTNHFRAFDVLIGRAGEPVTAGSLKEYHRILKTGTSDADHDWFQVGDWKTLPNEVGGRATTPPDEVPHAIEQLFDDAPDQMTFEDICRFHYEFERIHPFQDGNGRVGRLVMFEQCLANNILPFVVLDHEKAFYYRGLQEFEEQPGFLFDTLRHFQDRYFERFQQFIPRP from the coding sequence ATGACGACCTACGAACAGCGTGCCTGCCCTGGGCTGGCGGATAGCATTGGTGTGGTGAGCGACGAGTATGAGGTGCACGCTGCCGGGCTGCTACAGGTCTTCCGAGAGCAGCGCGACATGCGCCTCCCGGGCGGGCTGTACCACCTGACCCAGCTTGAGCTTGCATACAACTCGAACCGGATCGAAGGCAGCCGACTCACTGCCGACCAGACCCGCTACCTGTTCGAGACGAAGACAGTGATGGGCGACGCGCTCGTCGACGACGTCGTCGAAACGACGAATCACTTCCGCGCATTCGATGTCCTCATCGGGCGTGCGGGGGAACCTGTGACCGCAGGATCGCTAAAGGAATACCACCGCATCCTCAAAACCGGCACGTCAGACGCCGACCACGACTGGTTTCAGGTGGGCGATTGGAAGACGCTACCGAACGAGGTGGGTGGCCGGGCGACGACGCCGCCCGACGAGGTGCCGCACGCAATAGAGCAACTGTTCGACGATGCCCCCGATCAGATGACGTTCGAAGACATCTGCAGGTTCCACTACGAGTTCGAGCGAATCCATCCGTTTCAAGATGGCAATGGGCGCGTCGGCAGGCTCGTGATGTTCGAACAGTGCCTCGCGAACAACATTCTTCCGTTCGTGGTGCTCGACCACGAGAAGGCCTTCTACTACCGAGGGCTCCAGGAATTCGAGGAACAGCCAGGGTTCTTATTCGACACGCTGCGCCACTTCCAAGATCGCTACTTCGAGCGCTTCCAGCAGTTCATTCCCCGTCCATGA
- a CDS encoding PrsW family intramembrane metalloprotease, whose product MSQVAMRERRLAGIASSEHVAWWRRLLRRPELWLAVVLLPVYFLMLRDQWHMFTTPETFEDGTQTLAFTKQTVKQAALLAAPTAAVYVLLFIWLDRFRPQKPLIWLLVFGWGGAASTWFSLHINTWMGRMMATTAADSDTGSRAAVFAAPFSEEVTKATVLFLLIILLRRKIVSRLSVVMLSGLSAIGFAFVENIIYYGRIITYALHDVSVANPEEAVNELVMLRGVYTSFGHPLFTMMTATGLVVGITARSKLVRVMAPLGGFLLAVGGHMLFNGLASTRPPEALMTQWIMALVLVGLLVISLIVSVVQQARLIRHRLTDFSAQGWVSEREVELFSGPFRRMRYLFVAVFWGPKRWWYTVRFTRRMTELAYLRSDLTRGLISNGAEHRIHEIIEELPTLRSKALPTAPGVKPLGWRKPKIRRAPAPQAVYPGPSGLGGNWPQP is encoded by the coding sequence ATGAGCCAGGTAGCGATGCGTGAGCGCCGTCTAGCCGGCATCGCGTCCTCCGAGCACGTGGCGTGGTGGCGGCGGTTGCTTCGTCGCCCTGAACTGTGGCTCGCGGTGGTGTTACTGCCGGTGTATTTCCTGATGCTTCGCGATCAGTGGCACATGTTCACCACCCCGGAAACCTTCGAGGACGGCACCCAGACGCTCGCGTTCACGAAACAAACGGTGAAGCAGGCTGCGTTACTCGCTGCGCCCACCGCGGCGGTGTACGTGCTGTTGTTCATCTGGCTCGACCGCTTCCGCCCGCAAAAGCCACTCATCTGGTTGCTGGTGTTCGGGTGGGGCGGCGCGGCCTCCACGTGGTTCTCCCTCCACATCAACACGTGGATGGGACGCATGATGGCCACCACCGCTGCAGATTCAGACACGGGCTCACGCGCCGCCGTGTTCGCCGCGCCATTCAGTGAAGAGGTCACGAAAGCGACGGTGCTGTTCCTGCTGATTATTCTGCTGCGGCGCAAGATCGTCTCCAGGCTGAGCGTTGTGATGCTCTCCGGGCTGTCGGCAATCGGCTTCGCCTTCGTCGAGAACATCATCTACTACGGGCGCATCATCACCTACGCCCTCCACGACGTCTCCGTCGCGAACCCCGAAGAAGCGGTGAACGAGCTGGTCATGCTGCGCGGCGTGTACACGTCGTTTGGCCACCCGCTGTTCACCATGATGACGGCGACGGGGCTCGTCGTGGGTATCACCGCGCGCTCGAAACTCGTGCGCGTGATGGCGCCGCTTGGCGGGTTCCTGCTTGCAGTTGGCGGGCACATGTTGTTCAACGGTTTGGCCTCGACGCGGCCGCCCGAGGCGCTGATGACGCAGTGGATTATGGCGCTGGTGCTGGTGGGGCTGCTCGTCATCTCGCTCATTGTTTCTGTGGTGCAGCAGGCGCGGCTCATCCGCCATCGCCTCACCGATTTCTCCGCGCAAGGCTGGGTGAGCGAGCGCGAGGTCGAGCTGTTCTCCGGCCCGTTCCGGCGCATGCGCTACCTGTTCGTCGCGGTCTTCTGGGGCCCCAAACGCTGGTGGTACACCGTTCGCTTCACCCGCCGCATGACGGAACTGGCCTACCTGCGCTCCGACCTCACCCGCGGCCTCATCAGCAACGGAGCCGAGCACCGCATCCACGAGATCATCGAAGAGCTGCCCACGCTGCGCAGTAAGGCGCTACCCACGGCTCCGGGCGTGAAGCCGCTGGGGTGGCGTAAACCCAAAATCCGACGTGCCCCCGCACCCCAGGCGGTGTACCCCGGCCCGAGCGGTCTCGGCGGAAACTGGCCGCAACCATGA
- a CDS encoding ABC transporter, which translates to MSLESALAGLLSELEALRFPLALSSSDEHSHRAQAAAGQLRDYLLPRAATIDAPLLAVVGGSTGAGKSTLVNSLLRRHVTRPGVRRPTTKSPVLICHPSDAQWFRSGNVLPELTRTDVELEDTRALHIVEVPSMPEGLALLDAPDVDSVDDANRTLARQLLLAADLWLFVTSAARYADAVPWELLKSAAARELFLGVVINRCPPGSTQEVGSDLARMLVDEGLGAAPLFAIEETPLEDGMMPDTAVAPIRGWLGGLTSQQEARVEVVKQSLTGALRQLDVEVEALREGVEAQQRAADDLRGQATGEFEGAAEQIGVMLGDGSMLRGEIVNHWHDVVGTSQLMRGLDEKVASLRATAHRWFRAEPNAEEANEEVSSQLARVITAAADEACDDIAQAWSHTAWGRTLLTDDLRAASPDFHDRASAAVRGWQQDVLGLVSEQGKGKRFRARMFAFGTNALGLTLMIAVFASTGGLTGAEAGIAGTTSVLSQRVLESVFGAGAVERLTTEARSLLDARVQNLLVEEAARFTSVVDEASVAPDVAERLAAAAAQVREARATL; encoded by the coding sequence ATGAGCCTCGAATCCGCGTTGGCGGGCCTCCTTTCCGAGCTCGAGGCGCTGCGCTTCCCGCTGGCGCTATCCTCCTCCGACGAGCATTCGCACCGCGCACAGGCAGCAGCGGGGCAACTCCGCGACTATCTGCTCCCACGCGCGGCCACCATCGACGCGCCGCTGCTCGCCGTCGTCGGCGGCTCGACGGGTGCCGGGAAATCCACCCTTGTCAACTCTCTCTTGCGCCGCCACGTCACGCGGCCCGGCGTGCGCCGCCCGACGACGAAGTCGCCCGTGCTCATCTGCCACCCATCGGACGCGCAGTGGTTCCGCTCCGGCAACGTCCTGCCCGAGCTCACCCGCACCGATGTCGAACTCGAAGATACCCGCGCGCTGCACATCGTCGAGGTGCCATCGATGCCGGAAGGCCTCGCACTGCTCGATGCACCCGACGTCGACTCTGTCGACGACGCCAACCGCACCCTCGCGCGCCAACTCCTGCTGGCTGCCGACCTGTGGCTGTTCGTCACCTCCGCAGCCCGCTACGCCGACGCGGTGCCCTGGGAACTGCTGAAAAGCGCCGCCGCGCGCGAGCTGTTCCTCGGCGTGGTCATCAACCGGTGCCCGCCAGGTAGCACGCAAGAGGTCGGCTCAGACTTGGCGAGGATGCTCGTCGACGAAGGCCTCGGCGCCGCGCCGCTGTTCGCCATCGAGGAAACCCCGCTCGAAGACGGCATGATGCCCGACACCGCCGTCGCGCCCATCCGCGGGTGGCTGGGCGGGCTCACCTCGCAGCAGGAGGCGCGCGTCGAGGTGGTGAAACAGTCGCTCACCGGGGCGCTTCGGCAGCTCGACGTCGAGGTCGAGGCGCTGCGCGAGGGCGTCGAGGCACAGCAACGCGCCGCCGACGACCTACGCGGCCAAGCCACCGGCGAATTCGAGGGCGCGGCCGAGCAGATCGGCGTCATGCTGGGCGACGGTTCCATGCTGCGTGGCGAGATCGTCAACCACTGGCACGACGTCGTCGGCACCTCGCAACTCATGCGCGGCCTCGACGAGAAAGTGGCATCCCTGCGCGCCACGGCCCACCGTTGGTTCCGTGCCGAACCGAACGCGGAGGAAGCCAACGAAGAAGTCTCGAGCCAGCTCGCGCGCGTCATCACTGCCGCCGCCGACGAAGCATGCGACGACATTGCGCAGGCCTGGTCGCACACCGCGTGGGGGCGCACCCTACTTACTGACGACCTGCGCGCGGCATCCCCCGATTTCCACGACCGCGCCTCGGCCGCGGTGCGCGGCTGGCAGCAAGATGTGCTCGGGCTCGTCAGTGAGCAGGGCAAGGGCAAACGCTTCCGCGCGCGCATGTTCGCGTTCGGCACGAACGCGCTCGGTCTCACGCTGATGATCGCGGTGTTCGCGTCCACAGGCGGGCTCACCGGAGCCGAAGCGGGCATCGCGGGTACCACGTCGGTGTTGTCGCAGCGCGTGCTGGAATCCGTGTTCGGTGCCGGAGCCGTCGAACGCCTCACCACTGAGGCACGCTCCCTGCTCGATGCGCGCGTGCAGAACCTGCTCGTCGAGGAAGCCGCCCGGTTCACCAGCGTCGTCGACGAGGCGTCCGTCGCGCCCGATGTCGCGGAACGGCTCGCGGCAGCGGCTGCGCAGGTGCGGGAAGCGAGGGCCACGCTGTGA
- a CDS encoding GTPase has translation MIEQALSELEEYLQLAGGKLPPDLEERARQVAAFATRRMRAGEQTVVALSGATGSGKSSLFNAISGTSLAQVAARRPTTSQPLALSFSATNEALLELLAIGQRREARPPIPDFADVVLLDLPDHDSIRDAHREEVDRLVRIVDQFVFVVDPQKYADNLLHERYLRPLREHSDVITVVLNHADVLTDGSPIYPGAQGMDERVEDVLTHLRTLLEADGLQGVPVFATSARDGEGVDLLRRHLGRVAAHKRATRERLTADLRGLAHELRQVSGQSVGMEETAVEELKREVRAAAGVERRAEGIRRTVRSRGAMVQGWRGAKGAGPLELPSHQVASAADDARATSAVRRFLATQTAALPERWRDDARRRIMAGSAATLPTRLDHVMRDVDLSDMSAPFGWGLVRGLKWLPVVALVGVAGWVVYQFVWATGEFAPKVVTVIVATLVALVLISLSGDAILRLTANRAGRQTAKRLGSAIDEELEATVIADVQAELDDHQRAAAALARLDGILARD, from the coding sequence GTGATCGAACAAGCGCTGAGCGAACTCGAGGAGTACCTGCAGCTGGCAGGCGGCAAACTCCCACCAGACCTGGAAGAACGTGCGCGCCAAGTCGCAGCCTTCGCCACCCGACGGATGCGCGCCGGCGAACAGACCGTCGTCGCGCTCTCAGGAGCCACGGGGTCGGGCAAATCGTCGCTCTTCAACGCCATCTCCGGCACGTCGCTCGCGCAGGTGGCGGCGCGCCGGCCCACCACATCGCAGCCCCTCGCCCTGAGCTTTTCCGCCACGAACGAGGCCCTGCTGGAGCTCCTCGCCATCGGGCAGCGACGTGAGGCGCGTCCACCCATCCCCGATTTCGCCGACGTCGTCTTGCTCGACCTGCCCGACCACGATTCCATCCGCGACGCGCACCGCGAGGAAGTCGACCGCCTGGTGCGCATCGTCGACCAATTCGTGTTCGTCGTCGACCCGCAAAAGTACGCCGACAACCTGCTCCACGAGCGCTACCTGCGCCCGCTGCGCGAGCACAGCGACGTCATCACCGTCGTGCTCAACCACGCTGATGTGCTCACCGACGGCAGCCCGATCTACCCCGGCGCGCAAGGCATGGACGAGCGAGTGGAAGACGTGCTCACGCACCTGCGCACACTGCTCGAAGCCGACGGGTTGCAGGGCGTGCCCGTCTTCGCGACGAGCGCGCGCGACGGGGAGGGCGTCGATTTGTTGCGGCGGCACCTCGGGCGGGTTGCCGCCCACAAGCGCGCCACCCGAGAACGGCTCACTGCCGACCTGCGCGGTCTGGCCCACGAATTGCGCCAAGTGAGCGGGCAGAGCGTCGGCATGGAGGAAACCGCCGTCGAGGAGCTGAAGCGCGAGGTTCGCGCGGCGGCAGGCGTGGAGCGTCGGGCGGAGGGCATCCGACGAACGGTGCGCAGCAGGGGAGCCATGGTGCAGGGCTGGCGTGGGGCGAAGGGCGCCGGCCCGCTTGAGTTGCCGAGCCACCAGGTGGCGTCCGCCGCCGATGACGCTCGAGCCACGTCGGCGGTGCGACGATTCCTCGCCACGCAGACTGCGGCGTTGCCCGAGCGGTGGCGCGACGATGCACGTCGCCGCATCATGGCTGGCTCCGCAGCCACGCTCCCTACCCGCCTCGACCACGTCATGCGCGACGTCGACCTCTCCGATATGAGCGCACCCTTCGGATGGGGCCTGGTGCGCGGCCTGAAATGGCTGCCCGTCGTGGCACTCGTCGGCGTTGCCGGCTGGGTGGTGTACCAATTCGTCTGGGCCACCGGGGAATTCGCGCCCAAAGTGGTGACGGTCATCGTCGCCACACTCGTGGCCCTCGTGCTCATCTCCCTCTCCGGCGACGCCATCCTCCGCCTCACCGCCAACCGCGCCGGGCGGCAGACCGCCAAACGCCTCGGGAGCGCCATCGACGAAGAACTCGAGGCCACCGTGATCGCCGACGTGCAAGCAGAACTCGACGATCACCAGCGCGCAGCAGCCGCATTGGCGCGTTTGGATGGCATACTTGCACGCGATTAG
- the ettA gene encoding energy-dependent translational throttle protein EttA has product MAEFIYTMHNVRKTVGEKVILDNVTLSFFPGAKIGVVGPNGAGKSTMLKLMAGLDKPNNGEAMLQKGASVGILLQEPPLNEEKNVIENIEEAVADTKAKLRRFDEVSAEMADPDADFDALMAEMGELQTQLDHLGAWDLDSQLEQAMNALQCPPPDADVTKLSGGERRRVALCKLLLEQPDLLLLDEPTNHLDAESVDWLEGHLKTYPGAVLAVTHDRYFLDNVAEWICEVDRGRLHPYEGNYSTYLETKRQRLQIEGKKDAKRAKILEKELEWVRSNPKARQAKNRARLARYEELAAEAEKRRSVDLAEINIPPGPRLGSVVLEANNLTKGFGDRVLIDNLSFSLPRAGIVGIIGPNGVGKTTLFKTITGQYEPDSGSLKVGETVQFSYVDQTREGLDDKKNVWEVVSDGLDYIKVANFEMPSRAYVASFGFKGPDQQKMSGVLSGGERNRLNLALTLKQGGNVLLLDEPTNDLDVETLQSLEDALLEFPGCAVVISHDRWFLDRVATHILAWEGTDENPAKWFWFEGNFADYEANKIERLGPEANRPKSTAHRKLMR; this is encoded by the coding sequence GTGGCTGAGTTCATCTACACGATGCACAACGTCCGCAAAACCGTCGGTGAGAAGGTCATCCTCGACAACGTGACGCTGTCATTCTTCCCCGGCGCCAAGATCGGCGTCGTCGGGCCCAACGGCGCAGGCAAGTCGACGATGCTCAAACTCATGGCTGGCCTCGACAAGCCCAACAACGGCGAAGCCATGCTGCAGAAGGGCGCCAGCGTCGGCATTCTTCTGCAGGAGCCACCCCTGAACGAAGAGAAGAACGTCATCGAAAACATCGAGGAGGCCGTCGCCGATACGAAGGCGAAGCTGCGCCGCTTCGACGAGGTCTCCGCCGAGATGGCAGACCCCGACGCCGACTTCGACGCGCTCATGGCAGAGATGGGGGAGCTGCAGACCCAGCTCGACCACCTGGGTGCCTGGGACCTCGACTCCCAGCTCGAGCAGGCGATGAACGCGCTGCAGTGCCCGCCCCCGGACGCCGACGTCACCAAGCTCTCCGGCGGTGAACGCCGTCGCGTCGCGCTGTGCAAGCTGCTGCTCGAACAGCCCGACCTCTTGCTGCTCGACGAGCCCACCAACCACCTCGACGCGGAATCCGTCGACTGGTTGGAAGGCCACCTCAAGACGTACCCGGGCGCCGTGCTCGCCGTCACCCACGACCGCTACTTCCTCGACAACGTCGCGGAATGGATTTGCGAAGTCGACCGCGGGCGCCTGCACCCCTACGAAGGCAACTACTCCACCTACCTGGAGACGAAGCGTCAGCGTCTGCAGATCGAGGGTAAGAAGGACGCCAAGCGGGCGAAGATCCTCGAGAAGGAACTCGAGTGGGTGCGCTCGAACCCGAAGGCGCGTCAGGCGAAGAACCGCGCGCGTCTCGCTCGCTACGAAGAGCTCGCGGCTGAGGCAGAGAAGCGTCGCAGCGTTGACCTTGCCGAGATCAACATCCCGCCGGGCCCGCGTCTGGGTTCGGTGGTGCTCGAGGCCAACAACCTCACCAAGGGATTCGGTGACCGCGTCCTCATTGACAACCTCTCGTTCTCGCTGCCGCGCGCGGGCATCGTCGGCATCATCGGCCCGAACGGTGTGGGTAAGACCACCCTGTTCAAGACCATCACCGGCCAGTACGAGCCCGACAGCGGCTCCCTCAAGGTGGGCGAGACGGTGCAGTTCAGCTACGTCGACCAGACCCGCGAGGGCCTCGACGACAAGAAGAACGTGTGGGAAGTGGTCTCCGACGGGCTTGACTACATCAAGGTGGCCAACTTCGAGATGCCCTCGCGCGCGTACGTCGCGTCGTTCGGGTTCAAGGGGCCCGACCAGCAGAAGATGTCAGGCGTGCTCTCCGGCGGTGAGCGCAACCGTCTGAACCTCGCGCTCACGCTGAAGCAGGGCGGCAACGTGCTGCTGCTCGACGAGCCCACCAACGACCTCGACGTCGAAACTCTGCAGTCGCTCGAAGACGCGCTGCTCGAGTTCCCCGGCTGCGCCGTCGTGATTTCCCACGACCGCTGGTTCCTCGACCGCGTCGCCACCCACATCCTCGCGTGGGAGGGCACCGACGAGAACCCCGCCAAGTGGTTCTGGTTCGAGGGTAACTTCGCTGACTACGAGGCCAACAAGATCGAGCGCCTCGGGCCCGAAGCGAACCGCCCGAAGTCGACCGCGCACCGTAAACTCATGCGCTGA